A region from the Vibrio artabrorum genome encodes:
- a CDS encoding BCCT family transporter — translation MSFKSKKYSIDSTDYQVGQDNVSKWGMDVHNTVFLASVGLSILFIVTLLAFPAADAKAAIDSIKGAVLSNFDFLFMWGANILLIFAIILAFSPLGKIRLGGEDATADYSMPSWIAMLFAAGMGIGLIFWGVAEPTAFFTNWLGTPLNVEPFTAEGRELALGATVFHWGLHAWAIYGMTALCLAYFVYNKGLPLSMRSVFYPLLGDRVWGKIGDVIDVLTVLVTLFGLATSLGLGGTQAASGISHVFGLENSIYLQQAIIVLIMGLAIISVLRGMDGGVKFLSNLNMVIAFVFLGLIAVLNFTTVLDSVATAVTGYVKNIVALSQSSGREDTTWLHGWTVFYWAWWVAYAPFFGMFVARISKGRTVREFLVCVLVIPTLVTTAWMSIFGGVAIEQVMNQVGQLGLEQGITDVSLSLFYMLDAYPFGNVLSVIAVALIVVFFVTTLDSGSIVVDGMTAGGKLEVPVKQKVVWAVISGAIAMVMLWIGGTQSIQALQSITIIAALPFTIILLLACVSLFKGLLTEVDKGQTSVSETVK, via the coding sequence ATGAGTTTTAAATCAAAAAAGTACAGTATTGATTCTACCGATTATCAAGTTGGTCAAGATAACGTTAGCAAATGGGGCATGGATGTCCATAACACCGTATTCTTAGCCTCAGTCGGCTTATCTATTCTCTTTATCGTCACTCTTCTTGCTTTTCCTGCGGCAGATGCTAAAGCTGCGATTGACTCCATCAAGGGAGCCGTTCTATCAAATTTCGACTTCCTGTTTATGTGGGGAGCCAACATTCTTCTCATTTTTGCCATTATTCTTGCGTTTTCACCGTTGGGTAAAATTCGCTTAGGTGGTGAAGATGCGACTGCAGATTATTCAATGCCATCTTGGATCGCGATGTTATTTGCCGCAGGTATGGGAATAGGACTTATCTTCTGGGGTGTTGCAGAACCTACTGCATTCTTCACAAATTGGCTTGGAACGCCCCTTAACGTAGAGCCTTTTACTGCCGAAGGGCGTGAACTAGCATTAGGTGCAACGGTATTCCACTGGGGATTGCATGCATGGGCCATTTATGGCATGACAGCACTTTGCCTCGCATATTTTGTTTATAACAAAGGTTTACCGCTATCAATGCGATCGGTGTTTTACCCACTATTAGGTGATCGTGTTTGGGGCAAGATAGGAGATGTAATCGATGTGCTAACCGTATTGGTGACTCTGTTTGGTCTAGCGACCTCCTTAGGTTTAGGTGGCACACAAGCCGCAAGTGGTATAAGCCATGTGTTTGGTTTAGAAAATAGTATTTACCTTCAGCAAGCGATTATCGTTTTGATTATGGGATTAGCGATCATTTCTGTTTTGCGTGGTATGGATGGTGGGGTTAAGTTCCTAAGCAACCTGAACATGGTCATTGCGTTCGTATTCCTGGGTCTTATTGCTGTTCTGAACTTCACAACCGTGCTTGATTCAGTGGCGACCGCGGTAACGGGTTACGTGAAAAATATCGTGGCCTTGAGTCAAAGTTCTGGCCGTGAAGATACAACATGGTTGCATGGCTGGACGGTGTTCTACTGGGCATGGTGGGTTGCATATGCCCCTTTCTTTGGTATGTTTGTCGCGCGCATTTCTAAAGGCCGCACGGTTCGTGAATTCTTAGTATGTGTATTGGTCATTCCAACATTAGTTACAACGGCTTGGATGTCTATCTTTGGTGGTGTGGCTATCGAACAAGTGATGAATCAGGTTGGGCAACTTGGGCTAGAACAAGGCATTACAGATGTCTCTCTAAGCTTGTTCTACATGCTCGATGCATATCCGTTTGGCAATGTATTATCAGTCATCGCCGTTGCGTTGATCGTTGTATTCTTTGTTACCACGTTAGATTCAGGCTCTATTGTTGTCGATGGTATGACGGCGGGTGGTAAGCTTGAAGTACCAGTGAAGCAGAAAGTCGTTTGGGCGGTGATTTCAGGTGCTATCGCAATGGTGATGTTGTGGATCGGTGGAACTCAATCAATTCAAGCATTGCAATCGATCACGATCATTGCTGCATTGCCGTTTACTATCATCCTTCTGCTCGCTTGTGTAAGCTTGTTCAAAGGCTTACTGACTGAAGTTGATAAAGGACAAACAAGCGTTAGCGAAACAGTGAAATAA
- a CDS encoding M14 family metallopeptidase → MKSEYSYPIGKPGKKWQQAERQAWFAQRTVKREYQQEVVSKIQALADRFDIEQYGALSYDEARFPLFAIKSKNWDASKPTILVTGGVHGYETSGVHGAIKFAATQAEQYSAHFNIVVAPCVSPWGYEVINRWNPNAVDPNRSFYDDTPVEESANLRALVASLPEVLVHVDLHETTDSDETEFRPALAARDGIEYIEGMIPDGFYTVGDTENPQPDFQAAVIAAVQKVTHIAPADEDGKIIGSEVTQHGVINYPMKKLGLCGGVTDCKYGTTTEVYPDSDKVTDEECNDAQVAAVVGALDYVIQHELNA, encoded by the coding sequence ATGAAAAGTGAATACTCCTACCCAATTGGTAAGCCAGGAAAAAAATGGCAACAAGCAGAACGTCAAGCATGGTTCGCTCAAAGAACCGTTAAGCGTGAATACCAGCAAGAAGTCGTGTCAAAAATCCAAGCACTGGCAGACCGCTTTGACATCGAGCAATACGGGGCGCTGAGCTACGATGAAGCTCGCTTCCCGCTTTTCGCTATCAAAAGCAAAAACTGGGACGCATCAAAACCAACGATTCTTGTCACGGGTGGCGTTCATGGTTACGAAACCAGTGGTGTGCATGGCGCAATCAAGTTCGCCGCAACTCAAGCGGAACAATACTCAGCACACTTCAACATTGTTGTTGCACCTTGTGTAAGCCCTTGGGGTTACGAAGTGATCAACCGTTGGAACCCAAATGCTGTCGATCCAAACCGCTCTTTCTACGACGATACGCCAGTAGAAGAGTCAGCCAACTTAAGAGCTTTAGTCGCTTCTTTACCAGAAGTTTTGGTTCACGTTGACCTGCATGAGACGACAGACTCTGATGAAACAGAATTCCGACCAGCACTCGCGGCGCGTGATGGTATTGAGTACATTGAAGGGATGATCCCAGACGGTTTCTACACGGTGGGCGATACTGAAAATCCACAACCTGACTTCCAAGCGGCAGTGATTGCTGCAGTACAAAAGGTAACTCACATTGCGCCAGCAGATGAAGACGGCAAGATCATTGGTTCTGAAGTTACCCAACATGGTGTGATTAACTACCCAATGAAGAAGCTTGGCTTATGTGGCGGTGTGACTGATTGTAAGTACGGTACAACCACTGAGGTTTACCCGGACAGCGACAAGGTAACAGACGAAGAGTGCAATGACGCTCAGGTTGCTGCGGTAGTCGGTGCTTTAGACTATGTAATTCAACACGAATTAAACGCGTAA
- a CDS encoding DUF808 domain-containing protein gives MAGASLLTLLDDIATVLDDVALMSKVAAKKTAGVLGDDLALNAQQVSGVSAEREIPVVWAVAKGSFKNKLILVPAALLISAFIPWLIMPLLLLGGLFLCFEGAEKILEKLSPHAHQHDDKEKDSSTGESIEAYEKRKVAGAIRTDFILSAEIIVIALGTVAGASIMTQIIVVSLIAVVMTMGVYGLVAGIVKLDDLGFYLERTSNGEGVKAKLGGALVAFAPKLMKMLAVVGTAAMFLVGGGIVVHNVPAIHHLIEPIIMDFRGHTIATAVVPTLLNGVIGVLAGLIVVTVWTVIGKIRGK, from the coding sequence ATGGCTGGAGCAAGTTTATTAACGCTACTGGATGACATTGCAACCGTATTAGATGATGTCGCATTGATGTCTAAGGTCGCCGCGAAAAAAACCGCAGGTGTGTTGGGGGATGATTTAGCGCTCAATGCTCAGCAGGTATCCGGTGTCTCTGCTGAGCGAGAGATCCCTGTGGTATGGGCCGTCGCAAAAGGCTCATTTAAAAACAAGCTAATTCTAGTCCCCGCAGCATTATTGATCAGTGCTTTTATTCCTTGGCTGATCATGCCGCTCCTTCTGCTTGGTGGCCTGTTTCTTTGTTTTGAAGGGGCGGAGAAAATTTTAGAGAAGCTCTCTCCTCATGCTCATCAGCATGACGATAAGGAAAAGGATTCGAGCACTGGTGAATCCATAGAGGCATATGAGAAGAGAAAGGTCGCAGGCGCGATTCGTACCGATTTCATCTTATCAGCGGAAATCATTGTGATTGCATTGGGTACTGTAGCGGGCGCAAGCATCATGACTCAAATTATTGTCGTCAGCTTAATCGCAGTTGTGATGACCATGGGGGTATATGGCTTGGTAGCAGGAATCGTTAAGCTAGACGATTTAGGTTTTTACCTTGAACGTACGTCTAACGGTGAAGGGGTAAAGGCCAAGCTGGGTGGCGCGTTAGTCGCATTTGCACCAAAGTTAATGAAGATGCTTGCTGTGGTCGGCACTGCGGCGATGTTCTTGGTGGGCGGTGGAATCGTGGTGCATAACGTTCCTGCGATTCATCACTTAATTGAGCCGATTATTATGGATTTTCGTGGACATACGATAGCGACAGCGGTGGTTCCAACTCTGTTGAACGGTGTTATCGGCGTCTTAGCTGGATTGATCGTCGTTACTGTTTGGACTGTGATTGGAAAAATTCGCGGTAAGTAG
- the pyrC gene encoding dihydroorotase: MTQLTITRPDDWHVHLRDGEVLKDTVRDISRYNGRALIMPNTIPPVTDTEMALAYRERIMAEQPSEQFQPLMALYLTDNTTPDEIRKAKESGAVVAAKLYPAGATTNSDSGVTSAQKIYHVLEAMQEVDMLLLVHGEVTTHDVDIFDREKQFLDTVLAPIVNDFPNLKIVLEHITTADAANFVKNANDNVAATITAHHLLYNRNHMLVGGIKPHFYCLPILKRNTHQLALIEAATSGSKKFFLGTDSAPHAKGAKESACGCAGSYTAHAAIELYAEVFDLEGKIENLEAFASHNGPDFYGIPRNTDTITLVKEEWNVAETMPFGSDIVVPIRGGETIAWSVK; this comes from the coding sequence ATGACACAACTTACGATTACTCGTCCTGACGACTGGCACGTTCATCTACGCGATGGCGAAGTATTAAAAGATACAGTGCGCGATATCAGCCGCTACAATGGTCGAGCGTTAATCATGCCAAATACCATCCCACCGGTAACCGATACCGAAATGGCTCTTGCTTACCGTGAACGCATCATGGCAGAGCAGCCAAGCGAGCAGTTCCAGCCTCTAATGGCACTTTACCTGACAGACAACACAACACCTGACGAAATTCGCAAAGCGAAAGAGTCTGGTGCAGTAGTCGCTGCAAAGCTTTACCCAGCAGGCGCGACGACTAACTCGGATTCAGGTGTAACTTCGGCTCAAAAGATTTACCACGTGTTAGAAGCCATGCAAGAAGTGGATATGTTGCTACTGGTTCATGGTGAAGTAACCACTCACGATGTTGATATCTTTGACCGTGAGAAGCAATTCCTAGACACCGTGCTAGCGCCGATTGTGAACGACTTCCCTAACCTGAAGATTGTTCTAGAGCACATCACAACTGCTGATGCTGCAAACTTCGTTAAAAACGCGAACGACAACGTAGCGGCAACCATTACTGCTCACCACTTGCTTTACAACCGCAACCACATGTTGGTTGGCGGCATTAAGCCACACTTCTACTGCCTTCCTATCCTGAAGCGCAACACTCACCAGTTAGCACTTATCGAAGCGGCAACCAGCGGCAGCAAGAAGTTCTTCTTGGGTACAGACTCTGCACCACACGCAAAAGGGGCAAAAGAGTCGGCATGTGGTTGTGCGGGTTCTTACACAGCACACGCTGCCATTGAACTGTACGCAGAAGTGTTCGACTTAGAAGGTAAGATTGAGAACCTAGAAGCGTTTGCAAGCCACAACGGCCCTGACTTCTACGGTATTCCACGTAACACGGACACCATCACTCTTGTTAAAGAAGAGTGGAACGTTGCTGAAACGATGCCTTTTGGTTCAGACATCGTTGTGCCAATCCGTGGCGGCGAGACGATTGCTTGGTCTGTAAAGTAA
- a CDS encoding YqaE/Pmp3 family membrane protein codes for MNKLVIIILCVLLPPVGVFFARGAGKDLLINIILTFFFWVPGMIHGLWVATR; via the coding sequence ATGAACAAACTCGTCATTATCATTTTATGTGTACTGCTTCCGCCTGTTGGTGTGTTCTTCGCTCGTGGTGCAGGTAAAGATCTGCTGATTAACATCATCCTGACCTTCTTCTTCTGGGTGCCAGGAATGATCCACGGGCTTTGGGTGGCGACTCGATAA
- a CDS encoding hybrid-cluster NAD(P)-dependent oxidoreductase, whose amino-acid sequence MSQLPSDQKALEQVPSLSQINVFPVKSVGGIALSSAWVEKQGLTFDRRFMLALADGSMVTARKYPKMVKVSSSLQPDGLIFTYEGKEPLRLKYANFKMQEAPATVWKDSFTAYTTCDEADDWFSDVLGVRVELLFSGEQSNRVREKLGQNVSFADGYPMLVISQASLDELNRRSPEVHSMDQFRTNFVVSNTEAFAEDGWKRIRIGEVEFEAVKPCERCILTTVDVESGEFRATKEPLNTFSTFRANERGGVFFGQNLVAKNEGLVKAGDIVEVLETKEKEHYEDTWVESLHLTCVEREEIARDFTTFWLEPAKENHSLPSYQPGQHLPIEMVIDGEKVSRRYTLSSSPSRAGRLAISVKRVNDGLISNWLNDRFQVGDTLVAQNPDGAFYLEENPKHPLLLLSAGSGITPMLSMLRYLADHGKIEDVVFYHQCSSEEDIPYQAEIDQMASEHAGLRVIYSLSQPTKEWEGLSGRLSVSHIANIEELHKRQAFVCGPDGFMENAKTLLIQMGLNPLHYHQETFGVTQSTEEAVKQLQLSVNGYLFEGNNQATLLEQAESAGVPIASSCRAGFCGACKVTLESGQVHQPDVPALQEHERNMGQILACCSVPQTDIEVVD is encoded by the coding sequence ATGTCGCAGCTACCGTCAGATCAAAAGGCTTTAGAGCAAGTGCCTTCTCTATCTCAAATCAATGTATTTCCCGTGAAATCTGTGGGCGGGATCGCGCTCTCTTCTGCTTGGGTCGAAAAACAAGGTCTAACTTTTGACAGGCGTTTCATGCTGGCGTTGGCAGACGGTTCAATGGTTACAGCGCGCAAGTACCCGAAGATGGTTAAGGTCTCTTCAAGTTTGCAGCCAGACGGTTTGATTTTTACTTATGAAGGTAAAGAGCCACTGCGTCTGAAATATGCAAACTTCAAGATGCAAGAAGCGCCAGCAACGGTGTGGAAAGACAGCTTCACGGCATACACGACATGTGATGAAGCAGATGATTGGTTCAGTGACGTGTTGGGTGTTCGTGTTGAGTTACTTTTCTCTGGCGAGCAATCAAATCGTGTCCGAGAAAAGCTTGGTCAGAATGTCAGTTTCGCTGACGGCTATCCAATGTTGGTGATTAGCCAAGCATCACTTGATGAGCTCAACCGCCGCAGCCCTGAAGTTCATTCAATGGATCAGTTCCGCACCAACTTTGTTGTTTCAAATACAGAAGCCTTTGCCGAAGACGGCTGGAAGCGTATCCGAATTGGTGAGGTTGAATTCGAAGCGGTGAAGCCTTGTGAGCGCTGTATCCTAACGACAGTCGATGTTGAGAGTGGCGAATTCAGAGCGACAAAAGAGCCGCTCAATACCTTCTCTACATTCAGAGCCAACGAGCGTGGTGGTGTTTTCTTTGGTCAGAATCTGGTGGCGAAAAATGAAGGTCTGGTGAAAGCGGGTGACATCGTTGAGGTACTTGAAACCAAAGAGAAAGAACACTACGAAGACACTTGGGTAGAGTCACTGCATTTAACTTGCGTTGAGCGTGAAGAGATCGCTCGCGATTTCACAACGTTCTGGCTAGAACCAGCGAAAGAGAACCATTCATTACCAAGCTATCAGCCAGGGCAACATCTGCCGATTGAGATGGTGATTGATGGTGAAAAAGTGTCTCGTCGTTACACACTATCTTCGAGTCCTTCACGTGCCGGTCGCTTGGCGATTTCTGTCAAGCGAGTCAATGATGGTCTAATCTCAAACTGGCTCAATGACCGCTTCCAAGTCGGTGATACACTGGTTGCTCAAAACCCCGATGGCGCTTTCTATCTCGAAGAAAACCCTAAGCATCCACTACTGCTGTTGTCTGCCGGCAGCGGCATTACCCCGATGTTGTCGATGCTTCGTTACTTAGCCGATCACGGCAAAATAGAGGATGTGGTTTTCTATCATCAATGCAGTAGCGAAGAAGATATCCCTTATCAAGCGGAGATCGATCAAATGGCTAGTGAGCATGCAGGGCTGCGTGTAATCTATTCGCTAAGCCAGCCAACGAAAGAGTGGGAGGGTTTATCTGGGCGTCTGAGCGTGTCGCATATCGCTAACATTGAAGAGCTGCATAAGCGCCAAGCATTTGTGTGTGGCCCTGATGGCTTTATGGAGAATGCCAAGACACTGTTGATTCAAATGGGACTCAACCCTTTGCACTACCATCAAGAAACATTTGGTGTTACCCAGTCTACTGAAGAGGCGGTGAAGCAACTGCAGTTAAGTGTTAATGGCTACTTGTTCGAAGGTAATAACCAAGCAACGTTATTAGAGCAAGCGGAGTCGGCGGGTGTGCCTATCGCTTCAAGCTGCCGTGCGGGGTTTTGTGGCGCTTGTAAAGTGACCCTTGAGTCAGGGCAAGTTCACCAACCAGATGTGCCTGCACTGCAAGAGCATGAACGCAATATGGGCCAGATACTGGCGTGTTGCAGTGTGCCGCAAACCGATATCGAAGTTGTGGATTAA
- the nadE gene encoding ammonia-dependent NAD(+) synthetase translates to MEQLIRDEMRVLPSIDPHFEVTRRVDFIKTKLQQSGCKSLILGISGGVDSTTCGRLAQMAVDSLNDSAGSDDYQFIAVRLPYGEQKDEDEAQLALSFIQPSQSVSVNIKAGVDGLHAASHVALEGTGLLPTDSAKIDFVKGNVKARARMIAQYEIAGYVGGLVIGTDHSAENITGFYTKHGDGACDLAPLFGLNKRQVRELAATLGAPELLVKKVPTADLEELEPQKADEAALNLSYDQIDDFLEGKAVPQDVSDRLVSIYKATQHKRQPIPTIYD, encoded by the coding sequence ATGGAACAGTTAATTCGTGACGAAATGCGCGTACTACCTTCAATTGACCCTCACTTCGAAGTGACTCGTCGTGTGGACTTTATCAAAACGAAACTTCAGCAGTCAGGCTGCAAGTCTCTGATCCTTGGTATCAGTGGCGGTGTGGATTCGACAACTTGTGGCCGCTTAGCGCAGATGGCCGTTGATAGCCTAAATGACAGTGCGGGTAGCGACGACTACCAATTCATCGCGGTTCGCCTACCGTACGGTGAACAAAAAGATGAAGACGAAGCGCAACTTGCGCTCTCTTTCATTCAGCCTTCTCAATCTGTTTCTGTAAACATTAAAGCAGGGGTTGATGGGCTGCATGCTGCTTCTCACGTTGCGCTTGAAGGCACAGGTTTATTACCAACAGACTCCGCAAAAATCGACTTTGTGAAAGGCAATGTGAAAGCTCGCGCTCGCATGATCGCGCAATACGAAATTGCAGGTTACGTTGGCGGTTTGGTGATTGGTACTGACCACTCAGCAGAAAACATTACTGGCTTTTACACTAAGCACGGTGATGGCGCGTGTGATTTAGCCCCTTTGTTCGGCCTCAATAAACGTCAAGTTCGTGAACTAGCAGCAACACTGGGCGCTCCAGAGCTACTGGTTAAGAAAGTACCAACGGCTGATCTCGAAGAGCTTGAACCACAGAAAGCCGATGAAGCCGCATTGAACCTTTCTTACGATCAAATCGATGATTTCCTTGAAGGTAAAGCCGTGCCTCAAGATGTATCCGATCGCTTAGTGAGCATCTACAAAGCCACACAGCATAAGCGTCAACCTATCCCAACGATCTACGATTAA
- a CDS encoding nicotinate-nicotinamide nucleotide adenylyltransferase: MEKIAIFGSAFNPPSLGHKSVIDSLAHFDKILLVPSIAHAWGKEMLDFDTRCQLVNAFIRDLSLEQVALSVIEKSLFTPGESVTTYAVLNELQKLHRDAELTFVIGPDNFFKFSSFYKADEITERWSVMACPEKVKIRSTDIRNALLNGNDIAKLSTKSVTKILQGRGLYSIM; this comes from the coding sequence ATGGAAAAAATAGCCATTTTCGGTAGTGCGTTTAATCCACCGAGCTTAGGGCACAAAAGTGTGATTGATTCGTTGGCTCACTTTGACAAAATTCTCCTGGTTCCAAGTATTGCCCATGCTTGGGGAAAAGAGATGCTAGACTTTGATACGAGATGTCAGTTAGTTAACGCATTTATTCGCGATCTTTCACTGGAGCAAGTGGCGCTTTCCGTGATTGAAAAGAGTCTATTTACGCCAGGTGAAAGTGTGACGACTTATGCTGTCCTGAACGAGCTGCAGAAATTACATCGTGACGCTGAACTGACATTCGTTATAGGGCCTGATAATTTCTTTAAATTTTCATCTTTCTACAAAGCGGATGAAATTACCGAAAGATGGTCGGTAATGGCTTGCCCAGAAAAAGTAAAAATACGCAGTACAGACATACGTAATGCGCTTCTAAATGGAAACGATATTGCAAAACTGAGTACTAAGTCAGTAACAAAGATATTGCAAGGTCGTGGACTGTATTCGATAATGTAA
- a CDS encoding AraC family transcriptional regulator yields MNFAIEYTSAYFSHLVITPRKKVLKHSLVSVQSGLVLIKLGKQEYAVEPGQSVWIPYDCLTSLTYFPNTQINRVDFSVRLTDTFPKQAGYITQTNLSLALLEKLEATKSRTSNANNTEQAFKDMLSVLKQEVLSFKPLLCESALSQRFNQWNIDDSNLPQEHTLVMVMREAKKRMQSGQKRSLVIDDLFSGKEEEFEQLCMLVFGDDL; encoded by the coding sequence ATGAACTTTGCTATTGAATATACATCGGCTTACTTTTCACACTTGGTGATTACACCACGTAAGAAAGTACTCAAACATAGCCTTGTATCGGTTCAAAGTGGCTTGGTTTTGATTAAGCTGGGGAAACAAGAGTATGCCGTTGAACCAGGACAAAGTGTCTGGATTCCATACGACTGCCTAACGTCATTGACTTACTTCCCAAACACCCAAATCAATCGTGTCGATTTCTCTGTACGTTTGACGGACACCTTCCCAAAACAGGCAGGTTACATCACGCAAACTAACCTCTCTTTGGCGCTACTAGAAAAGCTTGAGGCCACTAAATCTCGAACATCCAATGCCAATAATACTGAACAAGCGTTTAAAGATATGCTTTCTGTATTAAAGCAAGAAGTGTTGTCGTTTAAACCACTGCTTTGTGAAAGTGCTCTTTCTCAGCGATTCAACCAATGGAACATTGATGACTCCAACCTGCCACAAGAGCACACGCTGGTGATGGTGATGCGAGAAGCGAAGAAACGCATGCAATCTGGCCAGAAGCGTTCACTGGTGATTGACGATCTATTCTCAGGCAAGGAAGAAGAGTTCGAGCAACTGTGTATGCTTGTTTTTGGTGACGACCTGTAA
- a CDS encoding 1-acyl-sn-glycerol-3-phosphate acyltransferase — MTSPTDPYVDIRPYGDDEIPAALNRLINDEEFISAILHYRFSNHASWFKALMSPILRVYLKMKWSKLTSVESIQIEVKKYLRDTLAKTTNGVTYTGVESLDTNQAYLFVSNHRDIAMDPALVNYALHQNNHQTCRIAIGDNLLKKPCATELMRLNKSFIVKRSLKGPREMMKALGQLSSYIKHSLETGNSIWIAQKEGRAKDGNDFTEPAILKMFHVEGRKQKMPFPEYVKSLKIVPVAISYENDPCDTAKAIELFEKDVNGSYEKGEFEDIESIIQGIIGNKGRVHVGFGQVIDQDFDTPEALAEEIDRQIHENYKLFPVNLLAAEKEDESITAAVKQEFENKLSGLPQGARQYLIDSYANPVKNIG; from the coding sequence ATGACCTCTCCAACCGATCCATATGTTGATATTCGTCCTTACGGCGATGATGAAATTCCAGCGGCACTAAACCGCCTTATTAATGATGAAGAATTTATCAGTGCGATTCTGCACTATCGTTTTTCAAACCATGCGTCTTGGTTCAAAGCACTAATGAGCCCAATTTTACGTGTGTACCTAAAAATGAAATGGAGCAAGCTGACTAGCGTTGAATCCATTCAGATTGAAGTGAAAAAGTACTTACGTGATACGCTCGCGAAAACCACCAATGGTGTGACGTACACGGGGGTCGAGTCACTGGATACGAATCAAGCTTATCTGTTTGTATCAAACCATCGTGATATTGCCATGGATCCTGCGTTGGTAAACTACGCTCTGCATCAAAATAATCACCAGACTTGTCGTATCGCGATTGGTGATAACCTGCTAAAGAAGCCATGTGCGACAGAATTGATGCGTTTGAACAAGAGCTTTATCGTAAAGCGTTCTTTGAAAGGACCGCGTGAGATGATGAAAGCGCTGGGGCAGTTGTCTTCTTACATTAAGCATTCTCTGGAAACGGGTAACTCAATCTGGATCGCTCAAAAGGAAGGTCGTGCTAAAGACGGTAACGATTTTACCGAGCCTGCAATCTTGAAAATGTTCCATGTTGAAGGACGTAAGCAAAAAATGCCTTTTCCTGAATACGTGAAGTCATTGAAGATCGTTCCTGTGGCTATTTCTTACGAGAACGACCCATGTGATACCGCTAAAGCGATAGAGCTTTTCGAAAAAGACGTAAACGGTAGTTACGAAAAAGGTGAGTTTGAAGATATCGAAAGTATCATTCAAGGCATCATCGGTAATAAAGGACGCGTTCACGTTGGTTTCGGTCAGGTTATTGACCAGGATTTTGACACGCCTGAAGCGCTTGCTGAAGAGATCGATCGTCAAATCCACGAAAACTACAAACTGTTTCCTGTGAACTTGCTGGCAGCAGAAAAAGAAGACGAGTCGATTACAGCAGCGGTTAAGCAAGAGTTTGAAAATAAACTATCGGGCTTACCACAAGGTGCTCGTCAGTATTTAATCGACAGTTATGCGAACCCTGTGAAGAACATTGGCTAG
- a CDS encoding YnjH family protein → MKGKSVIGVGRQMVNGVAILSLLFCSLSVNAKKITSTPTNTAVIVSHADSKHRICYYNDKAFSIGAIIEVSGVVIQCVAENDFETNGTLSWVEMKKKDE, encoded by the coding sequence ATGAAAGGTAAATCAGTGATTGGAGTCGGGCGCCAAATGGTTAACGGGGTCGCCATTTTAAGTTTACTGTTTTGTTCTCTATCAGTGAATGCAAAGAAGATCACATCAACACCTACCAATACAGCCGTGATCGTGTCTCATGCTGATTCAAAGCACCGAATTTGTTATTACAATGATAAAGCTTTTAGTATTGGCGCTATTATCGAGGTTTCTGGCGTCGTGATTCAATGTGTAGCAGAAAATGACTTTGAGACTAATGGTACGCTTAGTTGGGTTGAAATGAAAAAAAAAGACGAGTAA
- a CDS encoding YfcZ/YiiS family protein, translating to MSQDMGNNDVCEACGCAGEIGFIIKEGDDVAEVTIYGNSKALIEAEFAKYVELAKQVSSNVEFEASEVTEESTELQARFKFEVSAEKIIFELKTRSLAR from the coding sequence ATGAGCCAAGATATGGGTAATAACGATGTGTGTGAAGCTTGCGGTTGTGCAGGTGAAATCGGCTTCATCATTAAAGAAGGTGATGATGTTGCTGAAGTAACGATCTACGGTAACTCTAAAGCTCTCATTGAAGCAGAGTTCGCTAAGTATGTTGAGCTAGCAAAGCAAGTGTCGAGCAATGTCGAATTTGAAGCCTCTGAGGTAACAGAAGAGAGCACGGAATTACAAGCTCGCTTTAAATTTGAAGTGAGTGCTGAAAAAATTATTTTTGAACTTAAAACCCGCTCTCTAGCGCGTTAG